DNA from Microbacterium sp. SORGH_AS_0969:
TCGTACAGCTCGCGCGGGATGTACTCGTAGAACGACGAGAACAGGTACACGCCCATCGGCAGCGAGAAGGCCGCGAGCGGCAAAATCATCGACAGATGCGTGTCGAGCAGGCCCACTTTCGAGTAGTCGATGAACAGCGGTACGAGCGCGATCTGCACCGGGACGATGATGCCGAGCAGGAACAGGGCGCGGACGAACCCACTGAAGCGGAACCCCAGCACTTGCAGGGCGTAGGCGGCCATCATCCCGGCCACGACGATGAGCGCGCTGGCGCCGAGGGTGACGATGAAACTGTTGGCGATGTTCAGCGCCAGGTTGCCGGTCGCGAACGCGCGCGAGTAGTTCTCGAGCGTCCACTCCGCGGGGAGGGCGAAGGGGTCGCCGCCGGCGAAGTCGCTCGCGGTGCGGAAGCTCGTGAGGAACAGCCACAGCAGCGGGTACACCTGCACCACGACGATGAGGATCACCGTGACGGTCAGCAGGGTCCGCTGCACACGGGCGCGCGGCGACCGGCGCACGGGCTGGGGAACCGTCGCGGGAGACGGAGGGAGGGATGCCACCGGGGCCGGGGCGAGAGTCGTGCTCATCACGCATCCTTTCGACGCAGCAGCAGGAAGATGAGGCCCACCGCGACGAGGCACTCCACCACGATGAAGACCGAGATGGCGCTGGCGTAGCCGTAGTCGGTGTGGACGAAGGCCGTCTTGTACATGTACGTGGTCAGCAGTTCGGACGACTGCCCCGGCCCGCCGTTGGTGAGCAGATAGGGGATGTCGAAGCCGCGGAGCGCGAAGGTCGTGGCCATGACCGTCGTCGTGATCCACACGGGGCGGATGTAGGGGAACCGGATGCGCCAGAACGTCTGCCACCACGACGCGCCGTCCAGCCGCGCGGCCTCCTCGAGCTCTTTCGGCACGGCCAGGAGAGCCGCGTAGATGATGAGCATGTACAGACCGGTGAAGCGCCACCCCTCGGGGATCGACACCGCCGCCAGCACCGTCTGCACGTTCGAGAGCCAGGCCGTCTGGAGCCCCTCGAGTCCCACCCACGCCAGCAGCTGATTCAGCAGGCCGACGGGTTCGAGCGAGTAGATACGGACGAAGAGGAACGCGATCGCCACGGTGGAGATGACCGCCGGCAGCAGATAGAGCGTCTTGACCAGCTCGCGGGCCCGCGGAAGCGCGGTGAGGAGTCCCGCGACTGCCAGGGCTCCACCCAGTTGGAGGACCAGGCAGATCGCGAGGTAGCCGAGGGCGTTGCCGAAGGCCGTCCAGAACACGTCGTCGCGCGTGAACATCTTGATGTAGTTGTCGAGGCCGACGAACTGCAGGGCGGTGATGCCATCCCACTCGAACAAGCTCAGGATGAGGGACTGCACGATGGGCAGCAGGACCGCAGCGCCATAGAGCAGCAAAGGCGGGACGAGGAAGACGGCGACGGCCAAGCCCGAGCGCCGCGGCAGCATCGAGGTGCTGAGCGGACGCCGACGCGGGGAGGGCCGGCCGGCCCCGGTCACCCGGGGCCGGCGCGGAGCGAGCGTGTCAGCCACCGACGTTCTCCGTCAGGGCGGCATCCATCGTGCTGATGAACTCGTCGGGCGTGATGTCGCCCTGGACCAGGAGGGTCAGCTCCTGCTGAAGGCGAGTGTTCGTCGCCGGGTCGAGCTGCGTGTCCCACGGCATCGCGATCTTCGTGCCGACGTCGCCGGCCTGCTCGATCGCCCGCGTGTACAGCGGAGTGGCATCCGCGGGAATCGTCGTCTCGACGCCGGTCGTCGGCGACAGGGCACCGGAGGCGGCGACCTCGGCGGGGTAGCGCTCGAGGGCGAAGTGCAAGAAGTCGCGCACGAGCGGGTCGTACGTGGCGGAGTTGACCGCCATGCCGATGCCGGAGGGAGTCACGTACTCGTTGTCGGCTGTCACCGATCCCGGGATCGTCGGGAGAGTGAAGTAGTCGACGTTGTCACGGACGCCCGCGTCGAGCTTGTCGGTGGCGAGGTTGGCCAGCTCCCACGTGCCGATGTTGTACACCGCGG
Protein-coding regions in this window:
- a CDS encoding carbohydrate ABC transporter permease, producing MSTTLAPAPVASLPPSPATVPQPVRRSPRARVQRTLLTVTVILIVVVQVYPLLWLFLTSFRTASDFAGGDPFALPAEWTLENYSRAFATGNLALNIANSFIVTLGASALIVVAGMMAAYALQVLGFRFSGFVRALFLLGIIVPVQIALVPLFIDYSKVGLLDTHLSMILPLAAFSLPMGVYLFSSFYEYIPRELYEAASLDGAGPYRIFLQITAPLSVNTIITVVLVNSIFIWNDFIFANTFVLSDGLKTIPLGLQNYIGAMGNTDWTATFAAVCVTVTPLLLVFLVLNKAMIAGLESGATKG
- a CDS encoding carbohydrate ABC transporter permease; the encoded protein is MLPRRSGLAVAVFLVPPLLLYGAAVLLPIVQSLILSLFEWDGITALQFVGLDNYIKMFTRDDVFWTAFGNALGYLAICLVLQLGGALAVAGLLTALPRARELVKTLYLLPAVISTVAIAFLFVRIYSLEPVGLLNQLLAWVGLEGLQTAWLSNVQTVLAAVSIPEGWRFTGLYMLIIYAALLAVPKELEEAARLDGASWWQTFWRIRFPYIRPVWITTTVMATTFALRGFDIPYLLTNGGPGQSSELLTTYMYKTAFVHTDYGYASAISVFIVVECLVAVGLIFLLLRRKDA